Proteins encoded within one genomic window of Patescibacteria group bacterium:
- a CDS encoding PrgI family protein produces the protein MAHQFLVPQFIDVEPKIIGPITVRQFILMVIAMVIIFIFYKFSTFWTFIIATVLILGLFGVLAFAKINGRPFHYFILNIVETLKRPRLKVWDKTLDMEEVKALMAYGTQIKKVEQIAKKEPLAESHLEELSLIVNTGGAYQSSELDLNYDTRKEK, from the coding sequence ATGGCTCATCAGTTTTTGGTGCCACAATTCATCGACGTCGAGCCAAAAATTATCGGTCCGATAACGGTACGGCAGTTTATTTTGATGGTAATCGCCATGGTGATAATTTTTATATTTTATAAATTTTCCACTTTTTGGACTTTTATTATCGCTACGGTTTTGATTTTAGGATTGTTTGGGGTTTTGGCCTTTGCCAAAATTAACGGTCGACCGTTTCATTATTTTATTTTAAATATCGTTGAAACATTAAAGCGTCCTCGACTGAAGGTTTGGGACAAAACATTGGATATGGAGGAAGTAAAAGCATTAATGGCTTATGGGACTCAAATAAAAAAGGTTGAACAAATAGCTAAAAAAGAGCCGTTAGCAGAGTCGCATTTGGAAGAACTGTCTTTGATTGTTAATACCGGCGGCGCCTATCAGTCTAGTGAATTAGATTTAAATTATGACACCAGAAAAGAAAAATAA
- a CDS encoding DUF87 domain-containing protein: MAIIKEKKTLSQEVESSKEVLQEEQRYRAGTISVIDLIAPAAMDVQPTYLRLGTRFARTIFVVSYPRYIGIGWFSPIINFNHPLDVSMFFYPIKAAAILKDLKKRVGNLEAEIMADRDKGAPRDPIKETALQDIEKLRDDLTQGIEHFFQFALYVTIYAETKEELDDLTGDIEDVFGSRLVYSRKVLYQAEQGFNSTLPFGQDELAIFFNMNTSPCASSFPFISFELSSNDGIMYGINRHNNSLIIFDRFSLQNANMVVFATSGAGKSYTIKLEVLRSLMFGIDVIIIDPEKEYLHLCEAVGGTYINISLASKSKVNPFDLPRPMEKEFSGEDIIRSAVITLKGLVKLMISKLNSSEDSVMDRALLETYAKKDITPDANLAEVEPPIMQDLVDILEGMEGGADLAQRLKKYTEGTFSGFLNNPTNVDMDNQLVCFSVRDLEDELRPIAIYNLVNYIWNVVRSERKKRILVIDEAWWLMQNEDSAKFIFALVKRCRKYYLGVTTITQDVNDFLLSPYGQAIVNNSALQLLMKQSPAAIDRVKNTFLLTDGEKYLLLECGVGEGIFFAGNKHAAIQVVASYAEDQLITTDPRQLLEIEAAKKEFEAAGETALQ, encoded by the coding sequence ATGGCAATTATTAAAGAGAAAAAAACACTTTCCCAAGAGGTGGAAAGCAGTAAGGAAGTCTTGCAAGAAGAGCAGCGCTATCGAGCGGGGACCATTTCCGTTATTGATTTAATAGCGCCGGCGGCAATGGATGTTCAACCTACTTATTTGCGTCTAGGAACAAGGTTCGCGAGAACTATTTTTGTTGTTAGCTATCCTCGTTATATCGGTATTGGTTGGTTTTCTCCGATTATAAACTTTAACCATCCCCTGGATGTTTCGATGTTTTTTTATCCGATAAAGGCCGCTGCTATTTTAAAAGATCTGAAAAAAAGAGTCGGTAATCTGGAGGCGGAAATAATGGCTGATCGCGACAAAGGGGCTCCGCGCGATCCGATAAAAGAAACGGCTTTGCAGGATATAGAAAAGTTAAGAGATGATTTAACTCAAGGCATAGAACACTTTTTCCAATTTGCTTTGTATGTTACTATTTACGCGGAAACAAAAGAGGAATTAGATGATTTAACCGGAGACATAGAAGACGTTTTTGGTTCTCGTCTGGTTTATTCGCGAAAAGTTTTATATCAAGCTGAGCAGGGTTTTAACTCGACATTGCCTTTTGGTCAAGATGAGTTGGCAATATTTTTTAACATGAATACCTCTCCCTGTGCCTCGTCATTTCCTTTTATTTCTTTTGAACTTTCTTCCAACGACGGCATCATGTATGGTATTAATCGCCATAATAATAGTTTAATTATTTTTGATCGATTTTCTTTACAGAATGCCAACATGGTCGTTTTTGCCACTTCTGGCGCTGGTAAAAGTTATACGATAAAATTAGAGGTTTTGCGTAGCTTAATGTTTGGTATCGATGTTATTATTATTGATCCGGAAAAAGAGTACCTGCATCTTTGCGAGGCTGTGGGCGGCACTTATATCAATATCTCCCTAGCTTCAAAAAGTAAAGTTAATCCTTTTGATTTGCCACGACCGATGGAAAAAGAGTTTAGCGGCGAAGACATTATTCGTTCGGCGGTTATCACTTTGAAAGGTTTAGTCAAATTAATGATTAGCAAGCTAAATTCTTCGGAAGATTCGGTGATGGACCGGGCGTTGCTAGAAACTTATGCTAAAAAAGATATTACTCCTGATGCTAATTTAGCTGAAGTTGAGCCGCCGATTATGCAGGATTTAGTGGATATTTTAGAGGGGATGGAAGGCGGTGCCGATTTGGCTCAAAGATTGAAAAAATATACCGAAGGCACTTTTTCCGGGTTTTTGAACAATCCGACTAATGTTGATATGGATAACCAGTTGGTTTGTTTTTCGGTTCGCGACCTAGAGGATGAATTACGACCAATAGCCATCTATAACTTAGTAAACTATATCTGGAACGTTGTTCGTTCAGAGAGAAAAAAGAGGATTTTAGTTATCGACGAAGCTTGGTGGTTGATGCAAAACGAGGATTCGGCTAAATTTATTTTCGCTCTAGTTAAACGTTGCCGCAAATATTATTTGGGAGTAACTACTATTACTCAGGATGTGAACGATTTTTTACTCTCGCCATACGGTCAGGCAATAGTCAATAATTCGGCTTTACAACTGTTAATGAAACAATCGCCGGCAGCGATTGATCGGGTAAAAAATACGTTTTTATTAACTGACGGTGAAAAATATTTATTATTAGAATGTGGTGTAGGTGAAGGAATATTTTTTGCTGGCAATAAACACGCGGCGATTCAGGTGGTCGCTTCTTACGCTGAGGATCAACTGATTACTACTGACCCGCGGCAGTTGTTAGAAATTGAAGCGGCAAAAAAAGAGTTTGAAGCAGCGGGAGAGACCGCATTACAGTAA
- a CDS encoding TraC family protein, whose translation MTPEKKNKKASTRKAVPIGEIRNDTLVMKDGTLRAVLMVSSINFALKSADEQQAIISAYMQFLNSITYPIQIVIQSRRINIDKYLEKLQKMEKEQVNELLKIQIVDYRKYVSELVELGDIMTKKFYIVIPYNPLSDKQKSFFSRSKDLLSPKTIISLSEKKFFEREKELSQRVSHVASSLGSIGLAVTRVDTQGLIELFYNSYNPDVAEHERMVDVNKIRFDNIT comes from the coding sequence ATGACACCAGAAAAGAAAAATAAAAAAGCTTCAACCAGAAAAGCGGTTCCGATCGGGGAAATCCGCAACGATACTTTAGTAATGAAGGATGGTACTTTGCGTGCCGTTTTGATGGTTTCGAGTATTAATTTTGCTCTAAAATCAGCTGATGAGCAACAGGCGATCATCTCTGCCTATATGCAATTTTTGAACTCTATTACTTATCCAATCCAGATAGTGATCCAATCGCGTCGGATTAATATCGATAAATATTTGGAAAAGTTGCAGAAGATGGAAAAAGAGCAAGTAAATGAATTACTTAAGATTCAAATTGTCGATTATCGCAAATATGTTTCCGAGTTGGTCGAATTAGGCGATATTATGACTAAAAAGTTTTATATTGTCATACCTTACAATCCACTTTCAGATAAGCAAAAATCTTTTTTTTCTCGATCAAAAGATTTGCTTTCGCCAAAAACTATTATCAGCTTAAGTGAGAAAAAGTTTTTCGAAAGGGAAAAGGAGTTATCCCAGCGTGTATCTCATGTCGCTTCAAGTCTGGGTAGTATCGGTTTAGCGGTCACTCGCGTTGATACGCAGGGTTTAATAGAATTGTTCTATAATTCATACAATCCTGACGTGGCAGAGCATGAGAGAATGGTCGATGTGAACAAGATTCGTTTCGATAATATAACCTAA
- a CDS encoding phosphoribosyltransferase family protein, giving the protein MKKIRLKANFLRDIVFPKNCLGCAKEGCYICPRCRNMIKIARNDFIDFPGKRFLDRVVVTADYNDEILQRAIHCLKYQFATDVAEELVSLVSADKIPLSWKHCVLLPIPLHKKRERLRGFNQAELIAIFLSERFGLYYRNDILSRIKYRVPQMSLGRSERLKNIKDIFFVDKDNLCGIKNVVLVDDVVTTGATLNEAAEVLKKNGVENVEAIVLGHG; this is encoded by the coding sequence ATGAAGAAAATCAGATTAAAAGCAAATTTTTTACGAGACATTGTTTTTCCTAAAAACTGTCTGGGTTGTGCCAAAGAGGGGTGCTATATTTGTCCTCGGTGCCGAAACATGATCAAAATAGCCAGAAACGATTTTATTGATTTTCCGGGAAAAAGATTTTTGGATCGAGTAGTGGTAACGGCTGATTATAATGATGAAATTTTACAACGAGCGATTCATTGTCTAAAATATCAATTTGCTACGGATGTAGCAGAGGAACTTGTCTCTTTGGTATCAGCAGATAAAATACCTTTATCTTGGAAGCACTGCGTTTTATTGCCGATTCCTTTGCACAAAAAAAGGGAACGATTACGAGGATTTAACCAAGCTGAACTTATTGCTATATTTTTATCCGAGCGTTTTGGTTTGTATTATAGAAATGATATTTTGAGTAGAATAAAATATCGTGTTCCGCAGATGTCTTTAGGTAGAAGCGAGAGGTTAAAAAATATCAAAGACATATTTTTTGTAGATAAAGACAATCTTTGCGGAATAAAAAACGTCGTTTTGGTTGACGACGTGGTTACGACGGGAGCTACTTTAAACGAAGCGGCAGAAGTTTTGAAAAAAAATGGTGTAGAAAATGTTGAGGCGATAGTACTTGGTCATGGATAA